GAAATAATGAATTATTACGGAGAATATATTACAAGGCTAATAGAGGAGCTGAGCAGGCTTCCGGGGGTAGGGCGAAAGTCTGCCCAGAGAATAGCCTTTCACATTATAAATATGGATAATGAAAAGGCCAAGAGCCTTGCGGAATCCATATTAGACGCCAAGGAAAAGGTAAAATACTGTTCTGTTTGCTGTAATATCACCGATTCTGACCCCTGCCCTATTTGCCAAAGTGCAAAAAGGGATAAGGGCCTTATTATGGTGGTTGAAGACCCCAGAGATATGGCGGCTTATGAGCGAACGGGAGAGTTTAAAGGGGTATATCACATCCTTCATGGCTCTTTATCCCCTATGAACGGCATCGGCCCTAACGATATAAAAATAAAAGAGCTGATGTCAAGGCTTACGGAGGAAGTGGCGGAAGTTATTCTTGCAACCAATCCAAACGTTGAAGGGGAAGCCACAGCCATGTATATCAGCAGGCTCATAAAGCCCATGGGCATCATAACCACAAGAATAGCCCACGGCGTACCCGTCGGCGGCGACTTGGAATATGTGGACGAAGTTACACTATCCAAGGCTTTAGAGGGAAGAAGGCAAATGTAATATAATAAAGCGGTCTCTACAAAATAAAGTTTTTCAAAAGCAGGAGAGGGAATGGATTAAATTCCAGGAAACCTCCTGTTTTTTGTTTTCTTTTTTAGGCCTGTCTTTTCTTTTAAAGAACTTTATTTTCAGGTTACAAAACAAAGGGAAAATAGCTGCAAAAGACCATTCTCCATAATTCAAAAGTAAAGCTTTCTTTGAAAATGATAGATTTTGTATTATTTCGAATATAGGTGGTCTGTAGTATTTATCCTAGGGCGTGAAGCCCAAACAAAAGTCTATTTTGCCATAAAAGCGTGACTTCTTTATCGAAAATACTCAGAATAGCCCTGCTATTTCTGCGTTTTTCTCTTCGAATTCAAATTTTCCTGCAAATAATACTTTTTCAGACACAGCTTAGATGGAATTTATATTTTTAAATATTATCACGGTTCATTATGATGAGAAAAGTTCAGATTATGCCATATTAGAAAAACTTCTTTTGTATATAATGCATGCAGTAACAAAGTAAAATTCTGAAATTTGCATAAAAGGGATTGTTAAAAAACCATAAAGCCGGAATTTTTAGAATATAAAGAATTATATGTAGATTTATGCTACCGAAGGAATATGGCGGATTTTTTAATAAAAATTATTTTTGTATAAGGGTTTAAAAAATAGGCTTTTAGTAAATGATGAAATTATTACTGCCGTAAGTTGCTAAAATCTTAGTAAATGGGCTAAAAATGCCATATATCTATTGACATAGGATATAAAATATTATAATATAAAACTGCTGTGAGCATCTCTACGTAATATAGAGCGCAATACAACATCATTTAAATGGAGTGGTAGTTATATGAAGAATTTTTTCAGCAAAAATGTTGATGATTCGGTCAAAGAGCTGAACAGCAATATGGTAACCGGTCTAAGCCCTCAGGAGGCGGAAAAGAGACTTAAGGAATACGGCCATAACCGTTTGCAGGGAGCAAAGGAAAAGTCCATGCTTGAGATGTTCCTTGCCCAGTTTAAGGACTTCCTTGTAATAATCCTTATTA
This is a stretch of genomic DNA from Anaeropeptidivorans aminofermentans. It encodes these proteins:
- the recR gene encoding recombination mediator RecR translates to MNYYGEYITRLIEELSRLPGVGRKSAQRIAFHIINMDNEKAKSLAESILDAKEKVKYCSVCCNITDSDPCPICQSAKRDKGLIMVVEDPRDMAAYERTGEFKGVYHILHGSLSPMNGIGPNDIKIKELMSRLTEEVAEVILATNPNVEGEATAMYISRLIKPMGIITTRIAHGVPVGGDLEYVDEVTLSKALEGRRQM